From a single Okeanomitos corallinicola TIOX110 genomic region:
- a CDS encoding type II toxin-antitoxin system HicB family antitoxin: protein MSYKVSIVIEKDEDGYYAYCPELPGCQSEGDSLEAVQANIKEAVELYIETLSEFSNIF from the coding sequence ATGTCCTATAAAGTCAGTATTGTTATTGAAAAGGATGAAGATGGATATTATGCTTATTGTCCTGAACTTCCTGGTTGTCAATCTGAAGGTGATTCATTAGAAGCAGTACAAGCAAATATTAAGGAAGCGGTGGAATTATATATAGAAACATTATCAGAATTTTCAAACATATTTTAA
- a CDS encoding AAA family ATPase, which translates to MTELTSIKQLSRIVLKGFKSIAECDLHLSQLNILIGCNGAGKSNFIGFFRMVQEILDRHLQIFVSRQGGPDSILHFGRKTTEQLEIKLYFNDNTTYFATLEPTQDNRMMFSKESLGLVDDSEWEIGSGHFETHAYTGTERKIDEYVLFAMLPWRVYHFHDTSDSAYVKQPTPINDNIYLRPDARNLAAFLYLLKNNYSQSYQQIVKTIRLVAPFFDDFLLRPSPHNQDVIELEWFEQGQDIPFKAHLLSDGTLRFICLATVFLQPAILQPETILVDEPELGLHPYAITILASLIRAASREKQVIVSTQSVELLNEFTANDVIVVDRKDGKSLLRRLNEDDLQEWLEDYTLGELWKKNIIGGRPSK; encoded by the coding sequence ATGACCGAACTAACCAGTATAAAACAGCTATCAAGGATTGTTTTAAAAGGTTTCAAATCTATTGCAGAATGTGACCTTCATCTTTCTCAACTTAATATACTCATTGGTTGTAATGGTGCAGGGAAATCCAATTTTATTGGCTTTTTTCGTATGGTTCAAGAAATACTTGATAGACATTTACAAATTTTTGTTAGTCGTCAAGGTGGACCAGATTCAATTTTACATTTTGGTCGAAAAACAACTGAACAATTAGAGATTAAACTCTACTTTAACGATAATACTACATATTTTGCGACCCTTGAACCAACTCAAGATAACCGTATGATGTTTTCTAAAGAGTCTTTGGGATTGGTTGATGATAGTGAGTGGGAAATAGGTAGTGGACATTTTGAAACTCACGCTTATACAGGGACTGAGAGAAAAATTGATGAATATGTATTATTTGCTATGCTACCTTGGAGGGTTTATCATTTTCATGATACCAGTGACAGTGCTTATGTAAAACAACCTACTCCTATTAATGATAATATTTACCTGCGTCCAGATGCTCGTAATTTAGCGGCTTTTTTGTATTTATTAAAAAACAATTATTCTCAATCTTATCAACAAATTGTCAAAACAATCCGGCTTGTTGCACCTTTTTTTGATGATTTCTTATTGCGTCCTTCTCCACACAATCAGGATGTAATAGAGTTAGAATGGTTTGAACAAGGTCAGGATATTCCTTTTAAAGCTCATCTGCTGTCTGATGGAACACTGCGTTTTATATGTTTAGCAACGGTATTTTTACAACCTGCAATTTTACAACCAGAAACTATTTTAGTTGATGAACCAGAATTAGGTCTTCATCCTTATGCAATTACTATTTTAGCATCTTTAATACGTGCTGCTTCTAGAGAAAAACAAGTAATTGTTTCAACTCAATCTGTGGAATTATTGAATGAATTTACAGCAAATGATGTGATTGTTGTAGATAGAAAAGATGGTAAATCATTACTGCGTAGATTAAATGAGGATGATTTACAAGAGTGGTTAGAAGATTATACTTTAGGAGAGTTATGGAAAAAGAATATTATTGGAGGTAGACCTTCAAAATGA
- a CDS encoding DUF4276 family protein: MIRVQIFVEGQTEETFVRELLYNHFLQQNIYVNPILLGGAVTYGKIRKELSRKCSEDSTAFVTTMLDLYGLPKDFPGKSSIPSTNNPFEKAEYLEKQMGVDIGTQNFIPNLLVHEFEGLLYSNPQAFLGWFDQSVVEILESERKLFPSPEHINDSPITAPSKRILRCCPGYDKPLHGSLIAMDIGLDTIRNQCQHFDKWLTKLENIK, from the coding sequence ATGATTCGAGTACAGATTTTTGTGGAAGGACAAACGGAAGAAACTTTTGTTAGAGAATTGCTTTACAATCATTTTCTACAACAAAACATATATGTTAATCCTATACTTCTGGGTGGTGCGGTAACTTATGGAAAAATTAGAAAAGAATTATCTCGTAAATGTTCTGAAGATAGCACTGCTTTTGTAACTACGATGTTAGATTTGTATGGATTACCAAAAGATTTTCCAGGTAAAAGTTCTATTCCTAGTACCAATAATCCTTTTGAAAAAGCTGAATATCTAGAAAAACAAATGGGTGTAGATATTGGAACGCAAAATTTTATTCCTAATTTATTGGTGCATGAGTTTGAGGGACTTCTTTATAGTAATCCCCAAGCTTTTTTAGGATGGTTTGATCAAAGTGTAGTAGAAATTTTAGAAAGTGAACGTAAATTATTTCCTTCACCTGAACATATTAATGATAGTCCGATAACAGCACCTTCTAAACGTATTCTTCGATGTTGTCCTGGATATGATAAACCTTTACATGGTTCTTTAATTGCTATGGATATTGGTTTGGATACAATACGTAATCAGTGTCAGCATTTCGATAAATGGTTGACGAAACTGGAGAATATTAAGTAG
- the aroC gene encoding chorismate synthase, translating into MGSTFGHLFRITTFGESHGGGVGVIIDGCPPRLEISPAEIQFELDRRRPGQSKITTPRKEADTCEILSGTFEGKTLGTPISILVRNKDTRSQDYDEMAQKYRPSHADATYDAKYGFRNWQGGGRSSARETIGRVAAGAIAKKILRQVANVEVIAYVKRIKDLEGKVDTNTVTLEDVESNIVRCPDGEIANQMIELIEKTGRDGNSIGGVVECVVRNVPKGLGEPVFDKLEADLAKAVMSLPASKGFEIGSGFDGTLLTGFEHNDEFYIDESGEIRTITNRSGGIQGGISNGENIIIRVAFKPTATIRKEQKTVTKEGEETVLAGKGRHDPCVLPRAVPMVDAMVALVLCDHLLRHHGQCKLF; encoded by the coding sequence ATGGGTAGCACATTTGGTCATCTTTTCCGAATTACAACATTTGGCGAATCTCACGGCGGCGGTGTGGGTGTTATCATTGATGGTTGTCCCCCACGACTGGAAATTTCCCCCGCAGAAATTCAATTTGAACTAGACAGAAGACGGCCAGGACAAAGTAAAATCACAACACCCCGCAAAGAAGCGGACACCTGTGAGATATTATCAGGGACATTTGAAGGTAAAACCCTGGGAACACCTATTTCTATCCTAGTCAGAAATAAAGATACCCGTTCCCAAGATTACGATGAGATGGCGCAAAAATACCGTCCTTCTCACGCAGATGCTACCTATGATGCAAAATATGGGTTTAGAAATTGGCAAGGTGGTGGCAGATCGTCAGCCCGTGAGACAATAGGTAGAGTAGCAGCAGGTGCGATCGCCAAAAAAATTCTCCGTCAAGTTGCAAATGTAGAAGTTATCGCCTATGTTAAACGCATCAAAGACCTAGAAGGAAAAGTTGATACAAACACCGTCACTTTGGAAGATGTAGAAAGTAATATCGTCCGTTGTCCAGATGGCGAAATTGCTAACCAAATGATAGAACTAATAGAAAAAACTGGTAGAGATGGTAACTCTATTGGTGGTGTAGTTGAATGTGTAGTCAGAAACGTTCCCAAAGGTTTAGGAGAACCAGTTTTTGATAAATTAGAAGCAGACTTAGCAAAAGCGGTCATGTCACTTCCTGCAAGTAAAGGTTTTGAAATAGGTTCAGGTTTTGACGGAACTTTGTTAACAGGTTTTGAACATAACGACGAATTTTATATTGATGAAAGTGGTGAAATTAGAACAATAACCAACCGTTCTGGTGGTATTCAAGGGGGAATTTCTAACGGTGAAAATATCATTATCAGAGTTGCTTTCAAACCAACTGCAACTATTAGAAAAGAACAAAAAACCGTAACTAAGGAAGGAGAAGAAACAGTTTTAGCTGGAAAGGGAAGACATGATCCTTGTGTTTTACCTCGTGCTGTTCCTATGGTTGATGCAATGGTGGCTTTGGTTTTATGCGATCATCTTTTAAGACATCATGGACAGTGTAAATTATTTTAG
- a CDS encoding LD-carboxypeptidase codes for MSKIILPPPLKPGDLLRVIAPSGALREFAAFEQSLEIWKAHGYNIQISDNIDSRYGYLAGTDAHRCQQLATAWHDSDCRGIICARGGFGSTRILESWSWEQKTADPKWLLGFSDITALLWSLYKAGISGLHSPVLTTLANEPEWSIKRLFDIVAGRSVAPLQGKGWGGGKVTGVLLPGNLTVATHLLGTPLLPDLDGVILAFEDVAEAPYRIDRMLTQWRLSGVLSKVRGIALGGFTDCDAPPNIPSLSIEEVLQDRLSDLGIPIVSDLPFGHDSPNAALPVGVEATLDADEGILNVCC; via the coding sequence ATGTCTAAAATTATTTTACCCCCTCCTTTAAAACCTGGTGATTTATTGCGTGTTATTGCTCCTAGTGGTGCGTTAAGAGAGTTTGCAGCTTTTGAACAAAGTTTGGAAATTTGGAAAGCGCATGGTTACAATATCCAAATTAGCGACAATATAGACAGCAGATATGGTTATCTTGCCGGTACTGATGCTCACCGTTGTCAACAACTCGCTACAGCATGGCATGATTCAGACTGTCGCGGTATTATCTGCGCTAGGGGTGGTTTCGGTAGTACCCGCATTTTGGAAAGTTGGTCTTGGGAACAAAAAACGGCAGATCCGAAATGGTTGCTCGGTTTTTCTGATATCACAGCCCTGCTCTGGAGTCTCTACAAGGCTGGTATTTCTGGTTTACATAGTCCCGTACTCACTACCCTAGCAAATGAGCCAGAATGGTCAATAAAACGGTTATTTGATATTGTAGCAGGTCGTTCTGTAGCACCTTTACAGGGTAAGGGTTGGGGTGGTGGTAAAGTTACAGGAGTGCTACTTCCTGGTAATCTCACGGTAGCAACCCATCTTTTAGGTACACCGCTATTACCTGATCTAGATGGTGTCATCTTAGCTTTTGAAGATGTCGCAGAAGCACCCTATCGCATTGATCGAATGTTAACTCAATGGCGGTTAAGTGGCGTTTTATCAAAAGTTCGGGGTATTGCTTTGGGAGGTTTCACCGACTGTGATGCACCACCTAATATACCGAGTTTGAGTATAGAAGAAGTTTTGCAAGATAGATTATCTGATTTAGGTATTCCTATTGTTTCCGATTTACCTTTTGGTCATGATAGTCCCAATGCTGCTTTACCTGTAGGGGTAGAAGCAACATTAGATGCAGATGAGGGAATACTAAATGTTTGCTGTTAA